In Verrucomicrobiota bacterium JB022, the sequence GGGCGAAAAAGACCCGGAGAAGCTGGCCGCATTTTTCCGGGCGGTGCGCGAGGCCGCCTCCGAGCTGCCCCAGTAGCCGCCGGCTGATGACCACCGGCGGAGCGATGCGCAAAGCGGCCCTGTGGCTGGAATGGGCCGCGCTGTTTCTCGCCATCCCGCTCATCGCCTGGCTCGACTGGATCCGCGCGAGCAAATTCCTGATCTTCGCCGGGCCGTTGGTCTACACGCTGCTGGTGGCGTTGATCGTGCGCCTGCCTCCGCTGGAGCGCCCGCAGCCGCCTCGCTTTCGCCGCGTCTGGCTGCTACGCTTCGCCCTCTGCGCGCCCGCCGTCACGCTGCTCACGTGGTGGTTGCTGCCCGACAGCTTTCTCAGCTTCCCGCAAGGCAACTTCCGCATGTGGCTGATCGTGATGGCGCTCTACCCCTTCCTTTCCGCGCTGCCGCAAGAGTTCATGTATCGCCGCTTTTACTTTGCG encodes:
- a CDS encoding CPBP family intramembrane metalloprotease, which gives rise to MTTGGAMRKAALWLEWAALFLAIPLIAWLDWIRASKFLIFAGPLVYTLLVALIVRLPPLERPQPPRFRRVWLLRFALCAPAVTLLTWWLLPDSFLSFPQGNFRMWLIVMALYPFLSALPQEFMYRRFYFARYRAIFGSGAGLFWSSALTFSALHLMYDQWMSLLLSLIAGIFFTQTYARTGRLIDVWWEHALYGNLVFTIGLGRYFYEAVAR